Proteins found in one Rhodobium gokarnense genomic segment:
- a CDS encoding type IV secretory system conjugative DNA transfer family protein, protein MAQIVRRIIGVSHDGQPIYAPKHAHSLLLSAAGGGKTTCGAVPWLQSLIADHARAIVIADSKEGEIAAQCAEMCVMHGRKVAIVDDFGVIGHDNPHRISLNRFGAVIASHVKENGELIFSAENATQALIEEPPRDQRNAYWMDCPRTLIEFALSTLLVRNPRLGTPGGVWSLLSDPEMLLAMARIEAEEGDEALQALARDVIGMGANEEHFPQHRTAALKSVRIYGAGSALHTVGVAATHSHERLLREKFVIFLAGPVRHMERLGADYALQLQSFMEVVLSGNAPPVSFILDEFTNAPLKALISQLTTMRGYGGTCHLIAQSRSEIERKYGDKETATIDENAVIKQWFGFSSIKEAEHVSRAMGEALAVSRSIGVNSDRDAFSGTINISKERLFTPDELMRLPADDQIIHVKDVGWIHAKKIGQHQIAPYCFDLQQNPLEGGVLTPDPKITLDPTPQNTDPKDGGGDAS, encoded by the coding sequence ATGGCCCAGATCGTTCGCCGCATCATCGGGGTGAGCCATGACGGCCAGCCGATCTACGCCCCGAAGCACGCGCACTCACTGCTTCTGTCCGCCGCCGGCGGGGGCAAGACCACCTGCGGGGCCGTGCCCTGGCTGCAGTCGCTGATCGCCGATCATGCCCGCGCCATCGTCATCGCGGATTCCAAGGAAGGCGAGATCGCCGCCCAATGTGCGGAGATGTGCGTCATGCATGGCCGCAAGGTCGCAATCGTCGACGATTTCGGGGTGATCGGACACGACAATCCGCACCGTATCTCGCTCAACCGCTTCGGCGCCGTCATTGCCTCCCACGTCAAGGAAAACGGCGAGCTGATTTTCTCCGCCGAGAACGCGACACAGGCTCTGATCGAGGAGCCGCCGCGGGACCAGAGGAACGCCTATTGGATGGACTGTCCCCGCACCCTGATTGAGTTCGCGCTCTCTACGCTGCTCGTGCGCAATCCGAGGCTCGGAACGCCCGGCGGCGTCTGGTCGCTGCTCTCCGATCCAGAAATGCTTCTCGCCATGGCCAGGATCGAGGCCGAGGAAGGCGACGAAGCGCTACAGGCGCTCGCCCGTGATGTCATCGGCATGGGCGCGAACGAAGAGCACTTCCCCCAGCACAGGACCGCTGCCCTCAAATCCGTCCGTATCTATGGTGCGGGAAGCGCGCTCCACACGGTCGGCGTCGCCGCGACGCATTCCCATGAACGGCTGCTCCGCGAGAAGTTCGTCATCTTCCTTGCCGGTCCCGTCCGCCACATGGAGCGGCTCGGCGCCGACTATGCCCTGCAGCTGCAATCCTTCATGGAAGTGGTCCTGTCGGGCAACGCCCCGCCGGTGAGCTTCATCCTCGACGAGTTCACCAACGCGCCCTTAAAAGCCCTCATCTCGCAACTGACCACCATGCGCGGCTATGGCGGAACCTGCCATCTGATTGCGCAATCGCGCTCCGAGATCGAGCGCAAATACGGCGACAAGGAAACCGCCACCATCGACGAGAACGCCGTCATCAAGCAGTGGTTCGGCTTTTCCTCGATCAAGGAAGCGGAGCATGTCTCCCGCGCTATGGGCGAAGCGCTCGCCGTCTCCCGGTCGATCGGGGTCAATTCCGACAGGGACGCGTTCTCCGGCACCATCAACATCTCGAAAGAGCGCCTGTTCACGCCCGACGAACTGATGCGCCTGCCAGCCGACGATCAGATCATCCACGTCAAGGATGTCGGCTGGATACATGCCAAAAAGATCGGCCAGCACCAGATCGCGCCCTACTGCTTCGATCTCCAGCAGAACCCGCTCGAAGGCGGCGTCCTGACGCCCGACCCGAAGATCACCCTCGATCCCACGCCTCAGAACACCGATCCGAAAGACGGTGGGGGAGACGCGTCATGA
- a CDS encoding SprT-like domain-containing protein has protein sequence MVGYLQAVSVLGSPGVELSNTWLTMAHDIKTKLLSPNDAKRIVRSNSRSSEEASKRHLPPTLEASAEVYYAYSYFNDALFGGKLPDVLISYTRQKNVLGHFYPKRFERSDGTLCHEVALNPLFLGLRPLRDSLSTLVHEQCHVWRHDFGPLNRRGRRGSNGYHDQVWAEKMESIGLSPSGTGLPGGKKTGHRMSHVIVNGGPFDIACRALLDTGFQINWHDRVNLTGLHAGGDDDVDHPNPQKKDRIKFTCPECGLNAWAKPSALLKCADCERLMLAAGSSLPIAR, from the coding sequence TTGGTTGGGTACCTGCAGGCCGTCAGTGTCCTAGGGAGTCCAGGTGTTGAACTTTCGAACACCTGGCTCACGATGGCGCACGATATCAAAACAAAACTCCTTTCACCGAACGACGCGAAACGGATCGTACGATCCAATTCGCGGAGCAGCGAGGAAGCATCGAAGCGCCACCTACCGCCGACGCTGGAGGCGAGCGCGGAAGTCTACTACGCCTACAGCTATTTCAATGACGCGCTGTTCGGCGGCAAGCTTCCCGACGTTCTGATCAGCTATACACGGCAAAAGAACGTCCTCGGGCACTTTTATCCCAAACGGTTCGAACGCTCGGACGGAACGCTCTGCCACGAGGTGGCGCTGAACCCGCTTTTCCTCGGGCTCCGCCCGCTCCGGGATTCGCTTTCGACCCTCGTTCACGAGCAATGCCATGTCTGGCGGCATGACTTCGGCCCGCTGAACCGGCGTGGCAGGCGCGGTTCTAACGGCTATCACGATCAGGTCTGGGCCGAGAAGATGGAGAGCATCGGCCTTTCCCCATCGGGCACCGGGCTGCCGGGTGGCAAGAAGACCGGTCACCGGATGAGCCACGTCATCGTCAACGGCGGCCCGTTCGACATCGCCTGCCGCGCGCTCCTCGACACCGGCTTTCAGATCAACTGGCACGACCGCGTCAATCTCACCGGCCTCCATGCGGGCGGCGACGACGATGTCGACCACCCGAACCCCCAGAAGAAAGACCGCATCAAATTCACTTGTCCCGAATGCGGATTGAACGCTTGGGCGAAGCCCTCGGCGCTCCTCAAATGCGCCGACTGCGAGCGGCTGATGCTGGCCGCCGGAAGCAGTCTCCCCATTGCCCGATAG